A window of Limosilactobacillus sp. WILCCON 0051 genomic DNA:
GGCACAGACCTACCCGACTTCCTACAAAAAAGGCGACAAATTAACCGGTTTTGACGTTGCCGTTGCCAAAGCCGTAGCCAAGGAAATGGGCGACAAAGTGAAGTTCAAGGTTGTTGGCGACATTCCAAGTCTGTTTGGCGAGCTGGACAAGGGAAGCATTGATACGATTGCCAACTCCGTAACGGTCCTGCCTGAACGTGAAAAGAAGTACAGCTTCTCGCCAGTCTACTCCTACTATGCGGCTCAGATCGCGGTCAAAAAAGATTCCAAGTACAAAACGATCAAGGACCTGGAAGGCAAGACGGTTTCCGCGACGGTTGGCTCTTCTAACATTGACCTGCTGCAAAAGTATGATTCCAAGATCAAGATCAAGAAATACGATGATCGCAATGCCGTCTTCACGGATGCCAATAATGGTACGGTTGCCGGGGTCTTAAATCAGCGGCAGTTCCTGCAAGAAACCATCAAGAAGCAAAATCTGGATCTGCGGATTCTTAAAGGCGTGGCTGGCTGGAACAAGTCGGCATTCCCATTTGCCAAAAACAGCCAAGCTCAAGCCAAGCAGAAGAAGTTTGACAAGGCCCTGCTGAAATTGAAGAAGGATGGCACGCTTTCAAAGCTGTCCAAGAAGTACTACAACGGTGAGGACGTAACCAAAAAGTCCATCAGCAACGACTAATTACCAGTCAACGGAGGAACGAATATGGATTTTCCCTATATGCTCAAGGTCTTTCCTGAAATCGGCAAATACGTCCCGGTAACGCTGCTAATGGCAGTTGCGGCGATGATGCTTGCCATCATTGTCGCTGCTGTTCTAAGCGTTGGTCAGCATCATAAATCCAGTCGCTGGCTGGTTGATTTATACGTCTTGATCTTTCGGGGGTTTCCGACTTTGGTGATCTTTTTTGTCGGCTATTATGGATTGCCGCAGCTTTTGCACAGTCGCTCTCTGGTACCGGCCTCAATCGCCGCAACGGTCTGCCTGGCATTAAAAGAAGGCGCTTATCTGGTTGAGATTTTCCGGTCTGGCATTGCCTCAGTTGCCAAAAGTCAATTGGAAACCGGCCTGGCGTTGGGAATGTCCAAATCATTGGTCTACCGTAAGATCATCATCCCGCAGGCCATTCGCATCATCATTCCGCCCGCTGGCAACACCTTTGTCGGCCTATTGAAGGAAACCTCACTGGCATTTTCAATCGGGGTGACGGAAATTTTTGGTGCCGGCAAGCTTTTAGCAACGGAAAACTTTGAATACTTTGATGTTTACCTGGTC
This region includes:
- a CDS encoding amino acid ABC transporter permease, producing MDFPYMLKVFPEIGKYVPVTLLMAVAAMMLAIIVAAVLSVGQHHKSSRWLVDLYVLIFRGFPTLVIFFVGYYGLPQLLHSRSLVPASIAATVCLALKEGAYLVEIFRSGIASVAKSQLETGLALGMSKSLVYRKIIIPQAIRIIIPPAGNTFVGLLKETSLAFSIGVTEIFGAGKLLATENFEYFDVYLVVGIWYVIMIYAYTLLQKLLEKRLARRFGEETA
- a CDS encoding transporter substrate-binding domain-containing protein; its protein translation is MKFTKIKLLIAALALGGTVAAAPVAHAETLTVGTTAQTYPTSYKKGDKLTGFDVAVAKAVAKEMGDKVKFKVVGDIPSLFGELDKGSIDTIANSVTVLPEREKKYSFSPVYSYYAAQIAVKKDSKYKTIKDLEGKTVSATVGSSNIDLLQKYDSKIKIKKYDDRNAVFTDANNGTVAGVLNQRQFLQETIKKQNLDLRILKGVAGWNKSAFPFAKNSQAQAKQKKFDKALLKLKKDGTLSKLSKKYYNGEDVTKKSISND